A single Notoacmeibacter ruber DNA region contains:
- a CDS encoding acyl-homoserine-lactone synthase: MLRIVQGHGSNIDERLILDGLYRYRHAVFVDYLGWTDLARKDKREFDPFDDEHTTHFAVVIDRRLVAYCRTRSTIYPHLLSDAYPQLLRGAKVPRGPHIAEWSRGTVLPDLRKEGIEAYSVAAQWLYLGVVEWAYASGYNQFSLQITPDVIPYLWDVGIEVDVLARETEFGGAKVVPLLLTISERTLSRMRSFFDVTLPPALMDQFSAPQIATSGRKEAG, from the coding sequence ATGCTGCGGATCGTTCAGGGTCATGGATCGAACATCGATGAACGTCTGATCTTGGACGGTCTCTATCGATACCGCCATGCCGTCTTCGTGGATTATCTCGGCTGGACTGATCTGGCGCGAAAGGACAAACGCGAGTTCGACCCGTTCGACGATGAACACACGACTCATTTTGCCGTCGTGATCGATCGCCGCCTGGTCGCCTATTGCCGGACGCGATCGACGATTTATCCGCATCTCCTTTCCGATGCCTACCCACAGCTCCTGCGTGGCGCGAAAGTGCCGCGAGGCCCGCATATCGCCGAATGGTCCAGAGGGACCGTTCTGCCGGATCTTCGTAAAGAGGGGATCGAGGCTTACAGCGTGGCGGCTCAATGGCTTTATCTCGGCGTTGTGGAGTGGGCCTATGCGTCCGGTTACAACCAGTTCTCCCTCCAGATCACGCCAGACGTCATTCCCTATCTCTGGGACGTCGGCATCGAGGTCGACGTGCTGGCCCGCGAGACAGAGTTCGGCGGGGCGAAGGTCGTGCCCCTTCTCCTGACCATCAGCGAGCGCACCCTCTCCCGAATGCGCAGCTTCTTTGACGTTACGCTGCCGCCCGCGCTGATGGACCAATTCTCGGCGCCGCAGATCGCGACGTCAGGCAGGAAGGAGGCGGGCTAG